From the Rhizomicrobium palustre genome, the window GGCTGGAGTCGACCTACTCGAAGGACAAGATCCTCGAGCTCTATCTGAACCAGATCAATCTCGGCCAGAACTCCTATGGTGTCGGCGCTGCGGCGCTGAATTATTTCGGCAAGTCTTTAGGTGATCTCACCATCTCCGAAGCCGCCTTCCTTGCCGCTTTGCCGAAGGCCCCCAGCCATTACGATCCGCGCTTTCACCCTGAAGCGGCCCGCGACCGCCGCAACTGGGTGATCGGCCAGATGGAAGAGAATGGCTATATCACCCATGAGCAGGCCGAAGCCGCCAAGGCGGAGCCGCTCAATGCGAGCAATCGCCCGCTCGGCAGCCAGACGCAAGACGCCAACTACTTCGTCGAAGAAGTCCGCCGCCAGCTTTACACCCGCTATGGCGGCAACCAGCTTTACGACAACGGCCTGCAAGTGCGCGCCTCGCTCGACACGCGGTTGCAGAACTACGCTGTGAACGCGCTACGTATGGGCTTGGTGCGCTATGACCGCCGCCATGGCTGGCGCGGCGCGACCAAGACTCTCGATGTCTCCGGCGATTGGAAGACAGCGCTCAAAGGCCTCGGCAATCATTCGGGTATCGAGACCTGGGACACCGCGGTGGTGCTCGGCTATCGCGCCGATAAATCCGTCCGCATCGGGCTTGTGAGTGGACAGGAAGCCTCCATCCCGTTCAAGGAGCTGGCTTGGGCGCGCCCAGAGCTGAAGAACGCCGAAGTCGGCGCGTCACCGGCCAAACCGCAAGATGCGCTCAAGATCGGTGATGTGATCTATGTCGAGCCGGTCGATAGCCATGGCAATTTTGGCCTGCGCCAAGTGCCGGAGGTGAATGGCGGTATTGTCGCGCTCGATCCGCATACGGGGCGCGTGCTCGCGCTCTCGGGCGGCTTCTCGTATGAATCCAGCCAATATGACCGCGCCATGCAGGCGCTGCGTCAGCCGGGGTCGACCTTCAAGCCCTTCGTCTATGCCGCCGCGCTCGACAACGGCTTCACCCCCGTCGCCAAAGTGCTGGATGCGCCCTTCTGCATGCAGCAGGGGCCGGGCATGCCAATGTGGTGTCCGGAAAACTTCGAGAAGCACTTCATCGGCCTGGCCACGCTGCGCCGCGGTATTGTGCTCTCCAAAAACCTGATGACCGTGCGTCTCGCGCAAGCCGTCGGCATGGACAAGATCACGCCCATCGCCGAGCGCTTCGGGGTCTATAACAAGCTCGATCCCTTACTCGCCAATGCGCTGGGGTCCACCGGCACGACGCTTCTTCGCATGACCACCGGCTTTGCCGAGTTCGTCAATGGCGGCAAGAAGATCACGCCCTCGCTGGTCGATCAGATTCAGGATCGCGACGGCAAGACCATCTGGCGTCACGACGATCGCAAATGCGAGGGCTGCAACAGCCCCGACTGGAACAATCAGGCCGAGCCGCTTCTGGAAGACAAGCGCGAGCAGATCATGGACCCGCGCACGGCCTATCAGATCGTCTCCATGCTGCAAGGCGTGGTGCAATACGGCACGGGCGCGAGTGTTTCGGTCATCGGCAAGCCGATCGCGGGCAAGACCGGTACCTCGAACGATAGCCGCGATGTCTGGTTCATCGGCTTCTCCCCTGATCTGGCGGCAGGTGTGTATGTCGGCTTTGACAATCCGCGCACGCTGGGGCAGCGCGAGCAGGGCGCCACGGTGGCGGCTCCGATCTTCCGCGACTTCATGAAGGGCGCGCTGGAAACCAAACCCGCCACGCCCTTCCGCGTGCCGCCGGGCATCGAGCTTATTCCGGTGGACCGCTTGACCGGCAATCTCGTGCCCGCGGGCACGCCGGGCTCTATCCAGGAAGCCTTCAAGGCTGGCACCGCGCCGGGTGAGCCGGGCGCCGCGCCGACCATGGTGATCGGTGGCGATCAGCCCGCCACCACCGCCACGCAAGGCCAAGCCCCCGGTGTGGAGCAGGGAACAGGCGGGCTCTACTAAGCTTTTGACTCCGGACCGGAGCCGATATGAGCCTTGATGATTGCGACAGCG encodes:
- a CDS encoding penicillin-binding protein 1A, with the protein product MSDTQDEFPQRRSSQQPRQPGRATARPEEPWDLPPPDGFGARHAEGGEGEEFDFSAYDEAPPPPKKGGRGGNGGGGGKGFKKPWLHKLAIYAALGAGVFIGVIVLSVMGWIWWVTRDLPSVKDLQNYTPPVTTRVYAGDGTLLGEYARERRVFVPIAFVPKLVINAFTSAEDRNFYSHPGIDPSGMLRAAIKDIGKVMVGQRPHGASTITQQVARTFKLNADVKMARKFREIFLAMRLESTYSKDKILELYLNQINLGQNSYGVGAAALNYFGKSLGDLTISEAAFLAALPKAPSHYDPRFHPEAARDRRNWVIGQMEENGYITHEQAEAAKAEPLNASNRPLGSQTQDANYFVEEVRRQLYTRYGGNQLYDNGLQVRASLDTRLQNYAVNALRMGLVRYDRRHGWRGATKTLDVSGDWKTALKGLGNHSGIETWDTAVVLGYRADKSVRIGLVSGQEASIPFKELAWARPELKNAEVGASPAKPQDALKIGDVIYVEPVDSHGNFGLRQVPEVNGGIVALDPHTGRVLALSGGFSYESSQYDRAMQALRQPGSTFKPFVYAAALDNGFTPVAKVLDAPFCMQQGPGMPMWCPENFEKHFIGLATLRRGIVLSKNLMTVRLAQAVGMDKITPIAERFGVYNKLDPLLANALGSTGTTLLRMTTGFAEFVNGGKKITPSLVDQIQDRDGKTIWRHDDRKCEGCNSPDWNNQAEPLLEDKREQIMDPRTAYQIVSMLQGVVQYGTGASVSVIGKPIAGKTGTSNDSRDVWFIGFSPDLAAGVYVGFDNPRTLGQREQGATVAAPIFRDFMKGALETKPATPFRVPPGIELIPVDRLTGNLVPAGTPGSIQEAFKAGTAPGEPGAAPTMVIGGDQPATTATQGQAPGVEQGTGGLY